The following proteins come from a genomic window of Gimesia chilikensis:
- a CDS encoding DUF1501 domain-containing protein translates to MLTILGKPTAKNGTFCDGVSRRSFLKIGGMALGGISLPGALRAEAESQTGSNHKAIINIYLPGGPSHIDLWDPKPDAPKEIRGEFAPIKTNVPGVEICELFPRMASMMDKFIPVRTISDADGRHDAYQCMTGRTFGSRQPPGGWPAAGAFVSKLQGPVNSAVPAHVALMYKTGNGTWGEPGTGGFLGVPYAPFNLVGRKARSSPDNMILQGITLERLRDRVKLQKAFDSFRRDADTSGLMESMDVYSQQAMNILTTSKLADALDLSKEDPQILARYGESSEKFQRDGAPPMIENFCMARRLVEAGARFVSLNYSRWDWHGPDGMNFPKSREEFPRLDQGLAALVTDLHERGLDKDVSVVVWGEFGRTPKINKNNSRDHWPRVSCAMLAGGGMRAGQVIGRTNRKGEYAEDRPVKFQEVFATLYQNVGLDLNGTRIFDTAGTPQYLVDQGIEPIHELI, encoded by the coding sequence CTCTACCCGGTGCCCTGCGTGCCGAAGCCGAAAGCCAGACCGGCAGTAATCACAAAGCGATCATCAACATCTATCTGCCCGGCGGGCCATCGCACATCGATCTCTGGGATCCCAAGCCGGACGCGCCCAAAGAAATCCGCGGCGAATTTGCTCCCATCAAGACCAACGTGCCCGGCGTGGAAATCTGCGAACTGTTCCCGCGCATGGCCAGCATGATGGATAAGTTCATCCCCGTCCGTACGATCTCTGATGCTGACGGCCGACACGATGCATATCAGTGTATGACGGGCCGTACCTTTGGCAGTCGTCAGCCCCCCGGAGGCTGGCCCGCTGCAGGCGCCTTTGTCTCCAAACTGCAGGGCCCCGTCAATTCAGCGGTCCCCGCGCATGTCGCCCTGATGTACAAGACGGGTAATGGTACCTGGGGTGAACCGGGAACAGGTGGGTTTCTGGGCGTACCCTACGCTCCCTTCAACTTGGTGGGCCGCAAGGCGCGTAGTTCGCCAGACAATATGATCCTGCAGGGAATCACGCTCGAGCGATTACGCGACCGGGTCAAACTGCAGAAAGCCTTCGACTCCTTCCGTCGCGATGCCGACACCAGTGGTCTCATGGAAAGCATGGATGTCTACTCGCAACAGGCGATGAATATTCTCACGACTTCGAAGCTTGCGGATGCCCTGGACCTGTCCAAGGAAGATCCCCAGATTCTCGCCCGCTACGGGGAAAGCAGCGAGAAATTCCAGCGGGACGGTGCTCCCCCCATGATCGAAAACTTCTGCATGGCACGCCGGCTGGTCGAAGCAGGGGCGCGATTCGTATCGCTGAATTACAGTCGCTGGGACTGGCACGGTCCGGACGGGATGAACTTCCCCAAGTCGCGTGAAGAGTTCCCACGTCTCGACCAGGGTTTAGCTGCCCTGGTGACCGACCTGCATGAGCGGGGGCTCGACAAAGACGTCTCGGTCGTCGTCTGGGGCGAATTCGGACGTACGCCCAAGATCAATAAAAACAACAGCCGCGATCACTGGCCCCGCGTCTCTTGCGCCATGCTGGCCGGCGGTGGCATGCGGGCCGGCCAGGTCATTGGCCGTACCAACCGCAAAGGGGAATACGCCGAAGATCGGCCTGTGAAATTCCAGGAAGTCTTTGCCACGCTGTACCAGAACGTCGGCCTCGACCTCAACGGAACCCGTATCTTCGACACGGCGGGCACACCTCAATACCTGGTCGATCAGGGAATCGAACCGATTCACGAGCTGATCTGA